A part of Miscanthus floridulus cultivar M001 chromosome 6, ASM1932011v1, whole genome shotgun sequence genomic DNA contains:
- the LOC136457083 gene encoding uncharacterized protein: MGCGGSKKAVATGNSGSSRCNRFKRKSSVVDATQPSSRVLQPSNNASTAAAKANGEVIAETKDKAARLKEKAIGEKKEEGINNKAEQVVKDNKEAVTEKEGNAISKANAIREEKQVEIKKDEAVVTDAREVVTVEKGKEALTDKAAKEKKDEVVKDKAVVADQKAGMSSTEDVNVITEEKEEDIKKDGVLKISTKAAVEKENGGDNKDMATEENDEAASTENGNVEENKEDDSVTFPVAMVTEEDGSITFAIPDETEAKDDESVTFASAPTTSNMVAMVTEEDGSVTFAVPVSPVTKDDESVTSAAAPATKDHDMVAMVTEEDGSVTFAKPLAPVTKDGHSINFVATPATKDYDSVASAASPMTKDNEILSLQAAQEEEEEEKEVEEKPEPSEDNEEVENEAELAEPTVSEDEEAMTEADGATKAEEEAAGQSEPSEDNEVTNEADLPDATAVEQVLTKVIEEFKVEGRVDTVGENTVEEEDESVSKEPDEGKSIAPLRDEDGESDGKEPIGLHNLFDSDIPEKKSDNEKDAALSASSF, from the exons ATGGGCTGCGGTGGCTCCAAAAAAGCGGTGGCCACCGGCAACTCCGGCAGCAGCAGATGCAACCGATTCAAGAGGAAATCCAGCGTCGTCGACGCCACCCAGCCATCGTCTCGTGTGCTTCAGCCATCCAACAATGCCTCCACCGCCGCTGCGAAGGCCAATGGCGAGGTGATCGCTGAGACGAAGGACAAGGCAGCCAGATTGAAAGAGAAAGCCATTGGGGAGAAGAAAGAGGAAGGGATCAACAACAAGGCCGAACAGGTCGTGAAGGACAACAAAGAAGCTGTCACTGAGAAGGAGGGCAACGCGATCTCGAAGGCGAATGCCATCAGGGAGGAGAAACAGGTCGAGATCAAGAAGGATGAAGCAGTCGTCACGGATGCTAGAGAAGTGGTCACCGTTGAAAAGGGCAAAGAAGCATTGACCGATAAGGCTgccaaggagaagaaagatgaggtcGTCAAGGACAAAGCAGTGGTCGCCGATCAGAAGGCTGGCATGTCATCAACTGAGGATGTGAATGTCATtaccgaggagaaagaagaagataTCAAGAAGGATGGTGTGCTCAAAATATCGACTAAGGCAGCCGTTGAGAAGGAAAATGGGGGTGACAATAAAGACATGGCAACCGAGGAGAATGATGAGGCTGCGTCGACCGAGAACGGCAATGTTGAGGAGAACAAGGAGGATGACAGTGTCACCTTCCCGGTTGCCATGGTGACAGAGGAGGATGGCAGCATCACCTTCGCAATACCAGATGAAACCGAGGCCAAGGACGATGAAAGTGTTACCTTCGCAAGTGCCCCCACAACCAGCAACATGGTTGCCATGGTGACCGAGGAGGACGGAAGTGTCACATTTGCAGTACCAGTTTCCCCTGTGAccaaggatgatgagagtgttacCTCTGCAGCTGCCCCAGCAACCAAGGACCACGACATGGTTGCCATGGTGACTGAGGAGGATGGCAGTGTCACCTTCGCAAAACCATTGGCCCCTGTGACCAAGGATGGTCACAGTATTAACTTTGTGGCTACCCCTGCGACCAAGGATTACGATAGTGTTGCCTCTGCAGCTTCCCCGATGACCAAGGACAACGAAATTCTCAGCTTACAGGCTGcccaagaggaggaggaagaggagaaggaggtagAAGAGAAACCTGAGCCTTCTGAGGACAATGAGGAGGTGGAAAATGAGGCAGAGCTGGCAGAGCCTACTGTTTCTGAAGATGAGGAGGCCATGACCGAAGCTGATGGTGCAACAAAAGCTGAGGAGGAGGCAGCAGGACAGTCTGAACCTTCTGAAGATAATGAGGTAACCAATGAGGCAGATCTGCCAGATGCTACTGCTGTTGAGCAGGTGCTAACCAAAGTTATTGAGGAATTCAAAGTGGAGGGGAGGGTGGACACAGTAGGCGAGAACACGGTTGAGGAGGAAGACGAGAGTGTCTCCAAAGAGCCAGATGAGGGGAAATCCATTGCACCTTTGAGAGACGAGGATG GGGAATCAGATGGGAAAGAACCCATTGGTTTGCACAACCTCTTTGACTCGGATATCCCAGAGAAGAAGAGCGATAATGAAAAGGATGCTGCTCTAAGTGCGTCGTCTTTTTGA